From Amycolatopsis sp. YIM 10, the proteins below share one genomic window:
- a CDS encoding anti-sigma-D factor RsdA — MTEREGPREQDGVAGDVPGAVPDLSAVQADDALLDALGGSDPQVADALGDQELNALLLAWRRDIDSQPIPDLIDTDAAVVTVKTAALAHKHGNRGRKRRLLVPVAAAAAVLAIAFTGTGLAARDAQPGDTLWGLTKVLYADHARSIEAAAQVRSELNAADIAISEGRLDDARKALDDAQAALRQVSVEDNLDQLMAQHRQLSARLENPTTEVPSNPGTSEPGTSQTGTSPTGTPPVDSPQIPPTDIPTTLPPDNTAPTTNPSEPSSPPPTSTSEISSGSGSEPNTGTGGNQGNAVEGNLPAEAGTP; from the coding sequence GTGACCGAACGCGAAGGTCCGCGTGAACAGGACGGCGTGGCGGGCGATGTGCCCGGCGCCGTGCCCGACCTGTCCGCCGTGCAGGCCGACGACGCGTTGCTCGACGCCCTGGGCGGGTCCGACCCCCAGGTCGCGGACGCACTCGGAGACCAGGAACTGAACGCGCTGCTGCTCGCCTGGCGGCGTGACATCGACAGCCAGCCCATTCCCGACCTGATCGACACCGACGCCGCGGTGGTCACGGTGAAGACCGCCGCGCTGGCCCACAAGCACGGGAACCGGGGGCGCAAGCGCCGCCTGCTGGTCCCGGTGGCCGCGGCCGCGGCGGTGCTGGCGATCGCCTTCACCGGCACCGGCCTCGCCGCGCGTGACGCCCAGCCCGGCGACACGCTGTGGGGCCTGACCAAGGTGCTCTACGCCGATCACGCCCGTTCCATCGAGGCCGCCGCCCAGGTGCGCAGCGAGCTGAACGCGGCGGACATCGCGATCAGCGAGGGCAGGCTGGACGACGCCCGCAAGGCGCTCGACGACGCGCAGGCCGCGCTGCGGCAGGTGTCCGTCGAGGACAACCTCGACCAGCTGATGGCCCAGCACCGGCAGCTCAGCGCCCGGCTGGAGAACCCCACGACCGAGGTGCCGAGCAACCCCGGCACCTCCGAGCCGGGCACCTCGCAGACGGGCACTTCGCCCACCGGCACCCCGCCGGTGGACAGCCCGCAGATCCCGCCGACGGACATCCCGACCACGTTGCCGCCGGACAACACGGCGCCGACCACCAACCCGTCGGAGCCGTCGAGCCCGCCGCCCACCTCCACCTCGGAGATCAGCTCGGGCAGCGGTTCGGAGCCGAACACCGGCACCGGTGGCAACCAGGGCAACGCCGTGGAGGGCAACCTGCCCGCCGAGGCAGGCACCCCGTAA
- a CDS encoding sigma-70 family RNA polymerase sigma factor produces MANVGDGLDEPVAAAVEGDPQAVERLLAAIRPLVVRYCRARVGRQERSFASADDVAQEVCLAVLTALPSYRDQGRPFLAFVYGIAQHKVADAHRAAARNRAEPVAEVPDEVEGGVGPEQRALQGELNQRMAQLLQVLPDKQREIVVLRVVVGLSAEETAEAVGSTPGAVRVAQHRALARLRKVLAAEEVV; encoded by the coding sequence ATGGCCAATGTGGGGGATGGACTGGACGAGCCAGTCGCCGCCGCTGTCGAGGGAGACCCCCAGGCAGTAGAGCGGCTGCTGGCCGCTATCCGTCCCCTTGTGGTGCGGTATTGCCGCGCCCGAGTCGGCAGGCAGGAACGTTCGTTCGCATCAGCGGACGATGTCGCGCAGGAGGTGTGTCTCGCGGTGCTCACGGCATTGCCCTCGTACCGTGATCAGGGGCGCCCCTTCCTGGCGTTCGTGTACGGAATCGCCCAGCACAAGGTGGCCGACGCGCATCGCGCGGCGGCCCGGAACCGCGCCGAGCCGGTGGCCGAGGTCCCCGACGAGGTCGAGGGCGGCGTCGGCCCGGAGCAGCGCGCCCTCCAGGGCGAGCTGAACCAGCGCATGGCGCAACTCCTGCAGGTCCTGCCCGACAAACAACGTGAGATCGTCGTCCTGCGCGTGGTCGTGGGGCTGTCCGCCGAGGAGACCGCCGAAGCGGTGGGCTCCACGCCGGGCGCGGTCCGCGTGGCCCAGCACCGCGCGCTCGCGCGGCTCCGCAAGGTACTGGCCGCTGAGGAGGTGGTCTGA
- a CDS encoding response regulator transcription factor, with translation MTTVLICDDRRSVREGLTRVMSAVPGVSRIDCVAHGDELLARYSRQPVDVVLVGTQRAVPTGVEATRRLVSANPQANVIVFGAPDDAGSIAAAIAGGARGYLRWDASRPELVAALAHTLASTSVPAPRQPSDPGVQLTERELQVLRGMSQGKSNGQIGRELYLSEDTVKTHARRLFRKLGVRDRAQAVAHGFRRGLVS, from the coding sequence GTGACGACGGTCTTGATCTGCGACGACCGACGCAGTGTCCGCGAAGGGCTTACTCGCGTGATGTCTGCTGTTCCAGGGGTCAGTCGCATCGACTGCGTAGCGCACGGTGACGAGTTGCTGGCCAGGTACTCCCGGCAGCCGGTGGACGTCGTGCTCGTCGGTACCCAGCGCGCGGTGCCGACCGGGGTGGAGGCCACCCGACGGCTCGTCTCCGCGAACCCCCAGGCCAACGTCATCGTGTTCGGTGCCCCCGACGACGCGGGCAGCATCGCCGCCGCGATCGCCGGCGGTGCCCGCGGCTACCTCCGGTGGGACGCGTCCCGCCCGGAACTCGTCGCCGCACTGGCCCACACCCTCGCCAGCACCTCGGTACCGGCGCCACGTCAGCCATCGGACCCCGGCGTCCAGCTGACCGAGCGCGAACTCCAGGTTCTGCGTGGAATGAGCCAGGGCAAGAGCAACGGACAGATCGGCCGCGAGCTGTACCTGTCCGAAGACACCGTGAAGACCCACGCCCGCCGGCTGTTCCGCAAGCTCGGCGTGCGCGACCGCGCTCAGGCCGTCGCCCACGGCTTCCGCCGCGGTCTGGTCTCCTGA
- a CDS encoding MerR family transcriptional regulator encodes MAPAAAEPDPGEPSLPVASVARRLGVAPATLRTWDRRYGLGPSHHVGGRHRRYGPADIGRLELMQQALLRGTSTAEAARYALERMPKAAEPPPPRTSAPEPTTSLRIDTPDGELLLPAEAGEPGQSRLARRLSTAALALDSRAVQRTLTDVIEGAGVLSAWSGVIQPVLAALGDRWRGGGTSAGAEVEYLLTDAVLAALIRATPVLDEPRNHRPVLLACVPEERDGLALYALAAELACRGVGTQLFATPMPAEVLAVAVRRGAPSAVVLWARRAGVADTRLFSRVARGRQRSRLFACGPGWDAGGLPPKVELLADLAAAVDRVEYVLLGSRD; translated from the coding sequence GTGGCGCCTGCTGCGGCCGAGCCCGATCCCGGTGAACCCAGCCTCCCCGTCGCCTCCGTCGCCCGGCGGCTCGGTGTCGCCCCGGCCACGCTTCGGACGTGGGACCGGCGCTACGGGCTGGGGCCCAGCCATCACGTCGGCGGGAGGCATCGTCGCTACGGCCCGGCCGACATCGGCCGTCTCGAACTGATGCAGCAGGCGCTGCTGCGGGGCACGTCCACCGCCGAAGCTGCCCGATACGCGCTCGAGCGCATGCCGAAGGCGGCCGAACCGCCGCCTCCGCGCACATCGGCCCCGGAGCCCACCACCTCCCTGCGCATCGACACCCCCGACGGCGAGCTGCTTTTGCCCGCAGAAGCAGGTGAGCCGGGGCAGTCGCGGCTGGCACGCCGGCTGAGCACGGCGGCGCTGGCCCTCGACTCGCGTGCGGTGCAGCGCACGCTCACCGACGTGATCGAGGGGGCGGGGGTGCTCTCGGCGTGGTCGGGGGTGATCCAGCCGGTGCTGGCCGCGCTCGGCGACCGGTGGCGCGGCGGCGGCACGTCGGCGGGTGCGGAAGTCGAGTACCTGCTCACCGACGCCGTGCTCGCCGCGCTGATCCGTGCGACCCCGGTGCTCGACGAGCCGCGCAACCACCGGCCGGTGCTGCTCGCGTGCGTGCCGGAGGAGCGGGACGGGCTCGCTCTGTACGCGTTGGCGGCCGAACTGGCCTGCCGGGGCGTCGGCACCCAGTTGTTCGCCACGCCTATGCCCGCGGAAGTGCTCGCCGTCGCCGTGCGGCGGGGCGCACCCTCGGCCGTGGTGCTGTGGGCGCGGCGGGCCGGGGTGGCGGACACGCGCCTGTTCTCGCGGGTCGCGCGGGGGCGCCAGCGGAGCCGCCTGTTCGCGTGCGGGCCGGGCTGGGATGCCGGGGGCCTGCCGCCGAAGGTCGAGCTGCTCGCCGACCTGGCCGCCGCGGTCGACCGGGTCGAGTACGTGCTGCTCGGTTCGCGAGACTGA
- a CDS encoding WhiB family transcriptional regulator — MADTRRLPGPNADVWDWQLEGSCRGMDSGSFFHPDGERGPARARREAKAKAICQACPVLEMCRRHALAVHEPYGIWGGLSESERENIIKAGKRSLSLSSS; from the coding sequence ATGGCAGACACGCGCAGGCTCCCTGGCCCCAACGCCGATGTGTGGGACTGGCAACTCGAGGGGTCGTGCCGGGGGATGGACAGCGGCTCCTTCTTCCACCCCGACGGGGAGCGAGGCCCCGCGAGGGCCAGACGAGAAGCCAAGGCGAAGGCTATCTGCCAGGCCTGCCCGGTGCTGGAGATGTGCCGGCGGCACGCACTGGCGGTGCACGAGCCGTACGGGATCTGGGGCGGACTCTCGGAGTCCGAACGCGAGAACATCATCAAGGCGGGCAAGCGCTCGCTGAGCCTGTCCAGCTCCTGA
- a CDS encoding TetR/AcrR family transcriptional regulator codes for MSPRGRPRAFDRDAALREAMYVFWRRGYEGASIGDLTAAMGINAPSLYAAFGCKEALFREAVELYGRTHGGLTARALEEEPTARESIERMLRDNARAFAEPELPSGCMVVHAATNFAVANQGVHDFLVEQRRGNHQSILDRIRRGQSEGDIAVEADAEAMALFYETVLYGLSVQARDGVEAGSLKSVVDSAMLAWPAFASGRK; via the coding sequence ATGTCACCTCGTGGCCGTCCGCGCGCGTTCGACCGGGATGCCGCGCTCCGCGAAGCCATGTACGTCTTCTGGCGGCGCGGATACGAGGGCGCCTCGATCGGTGATCTGACCGCGGCGATGGGCATCAACGCGCCGAGCCTCTACGCCGCCTTCGGCTGCAAGGAGGCCCTGTTCCGTGAAGCGGTCGAGCTGTACGGCCGCACCCACGGCGGCCTGACCGCCCGGGCGCTGGAAGAGGAGCCGACGGCACGCGAGTCGATCGAGCGCATGCTGCGGGACAACGCGCGCGCGTTCGCCGAACCGGAGTTGCCGTCGGGCTGCATGGTGGTGCACGCGGCGACCAACTTCGCGGTGGCCAACCAGGGGGTGCACGACTTCCTGGTCGAGCAGCGCCGCGGCAACCACCAGTCCATCTTGGACCGCATTCGCCGTGGACAGTCCGAAGGCGACATAGCGGTGGAAGCGGATGCCGAGGCCATGGCGCTGTTCTACGAGACGGTCCTCTATGGACTGTCAGTGCAGGCGCGGGACGGGGTGGAGGCGGGCAGCCTGAAGTCCGTGGTGGACTCCGCGATGCTCGCCTGGCCCGCGTTCGCGAGCGGCCGGAAATGA
- a CDS encoding SDR family NAD(P)-dependent oxidoreductase codes for MSTLDGRTALVTGGSRGIGAAIATRLAAEGANVALTYTSAADRAASVATAIEGLGRKSLAIQADSADPAALTAAVDQAAEALGGLDILVNNAGIFPTATIEEVSLEQIDHTFAVHVRAVFVAAQAALKHMGEGGRIVTIGSNLAERVPWPGLSLYSASKSALLGLTRGLARDLGPRGIAAVLVQPGSTDTDMNPANGDHADGQRQLSAYGEFMKAGDIAATVAHLAGDAGRFLTGSAVTIDSGTNA; via the coding sequence ATGAGCACACTGGACGGGCGCACGGCACTGGTCACCGGGGGCAGCCGGGGCATCGGCGCGGCGATCGCCACCCGGCTGGCGGCCGAGGGGGCGAACGTGGCGCTGACCTACACCAGCGCGGCGGACCGGGCGGCCTCGGTGGCCACGGCGATCGAGGGACTGGGCCGCAAGAGCCTCGCTATCCAGGCCGACAGCGCCGATCCCGCGGCGCTGACCGCCGCCGTCGACCAGGCCGCCGAAGCGCTCGGCGGGCTGGACATCCTGGTGAACAACGCGGGCATCTTCCCCACCGCGACCATCGAGGAGGTCAGCCTCGAGCAGATCGACCACACCTTCGCCGTGCACGTGCGGGCGGTGTTCGTGGCGGCGCAGGCGGCGCTGAAGCACATGGGCGAAGGCGGGCGGATCGTGACCATCGGCAGCAACCTGGCGGAGCGGGTGCCGTGGCCGGGGCTGAGCCTGTACTCGGCGAGCAAGTCCGCGCTGCTGGGACTGACCAGGGGCCTGGCGCGGGACCTCGGGCCGCGGGGCATCGCCGCGGTGCTGGTGCAGCCGGGCTCGACCGACACCGACATGAACCCGGCGAACGGCGACCACGCCGACGGGCAGCGGCAGCTCTCGGCCTACGGGGAGTTCATGAAGGCCGGGGACATCGCCGCCACGGTCGCCCACCTGGCCGGGGACGCGGGCCGCTTCCTGACCGGCTCGGCCGTCACCATCGATTCCGGCACCAACGCCTGA
- the groL gene encoding chaperonin GroEL (60 kDa chaperone family; promotes refolding of misfolded polypeptides especially under stressful conditions; forms two stacked rings of heptamers to form a barrel-shaped 14mer; ends can be capped by GroES; misfolded proteins enter the barrel where they are refolded when GroES binds), whose translation MPKQISFDEDARRALERGVNKLADAVKVTLGPRGRHVVLDKKFGGPTITLDGVTVAREIELDDPFENLGAQLAKNVATKTNDVAGDGTTTATVLAQSLVKVGLRNVAAGANPTAVGRGIEAAAEKVVEVLKAKATPVKGRDNIAQVGTVTSRDATIGALLGEAVERVGEDGVITIEESSTLATELVITEGVQFDKGFLSAHFATNPEEQRAILEDAYILIHREKISALADLLPVLEKVVEAKKPLLIIAEDVDGEALSTLVVNSLRKTITAVAVKAPFFGDRRKAFLDDLATVTGAEVISAEVGLKLAEADLSALGKARRVEVTKDNTTIVDGAGTKADLDARIAQIRKEIETTDSDWDREKLQERLAKLGGGVAVIKVGAATETELNERKHRIEDAVASTKAAVEEGILPGGGSALVHAVKELEGDLGLTGDEATGVRIVRDALTAPLHWIATNAGFEGAVIVSKVQEQSWGQGFNAATGELTDLLAAGIVDPVKVTRSAVANAASIARLVLTTESSVVEKPVEDEGDGGQGHGHAH comes from the coding sequence ATGCCCAAGCAGATCAGTTTCGACGAGGACGCTCGTCGCGCGCTGGAGCGCGGGGTGAACAAGCTCGCCGACGCGGTGAAGGTCACTCTCGGCCCGCGCGGCAGGCACGTCGTCCTGGACAAGAAGTTCGGTGGCCCGACGATCACCCTGGACGGCGTCACCGTCGCCCGTGAGATCGAGCTGGACGACCCGTTCGAGAACCTGGGCGCCCAGCTGGCCAAGAACGTCGCCACCAAGACCAACGACGTCGCCGGCGACGGCACCACCACGGCCACCGTGCTGGCGCAGTCCCTGGTGAAGGTCGGCCTGCGCAACGTGGCCGCCGGCGCCAACCCGACCGCGGTCGGCCGCGGCATCGAGGCCGCCGCGGAGAAGGTCGTCGAGGTCCTCAAGGCCAAGGCGACCCCGGTCAAGGGCCGCGACAACATCGCGCAGGTCGGCACCGTGACCTCGCGTGACGCCACCATCGGCGCCCTGCTCGGCGAGGCCGTGGAGCGGGTCGGCGAGGACGGCGTGATCACCATCGAGGAGTCCTCGACGCTGGCCACCGAGCTGGTGATCACCGAAGGCGTGCAGTTCGACAAGGGCTTCCTGTCGGCGCACTTCGCCACCAACCCCGAAGAGCAGCGCGCGATCCTCGAGGACGCCTACATCCTCATCCACCGCGAGAAGATCTCCGCTCTGGCGGACCTGCTCCCGGTGCTGGAGAAGGTCGTCGAGGCCAAGAAGCCGCTGCTGATCATCGCCGAGGACGTCGACGGCGAGGCGCTGTCCACCCTGGTGGTCAACTCGCTGCGCAAGACCATCACCGCGGTCGCGGTGAAGGCGCCGTTCTTCGGTGACCGCCGCAAGGCGTTCCTGGACGACCTCGCCACCGTCACCGGCGCCGAGGTCATCTCCGCCGAGGTGGGCCTGAAGCTGGCCGAGGCCGACCTGAGCGCGCTGGGCAAGGCCCGCCGCGTCGAGGTCACCAAGGACAACACCACCATCGTCGACGGCGCGGGCACCAAGGCCGACCTCGACGCGCGGATCGCCCAGATCCGCAAGGAGATCGAGACCACCGACTCCGACTGGGACCGCGAGAAGCTGCAGGAGCGGCTCGCGAAGCTCGGCGGCGGCGTCGCGGTGATCAAGGTCGGTGCGGCCACCGAGACCGAGCTGAACGAGCGCAAGCACCGCATCGAGGACGCGGTCGCGTCCACGAAGGCGGCCGTCGAGGAGGGCATCCTGCCCGGCGGTGGCTCGGCGCTGGTGCACGCGGTCAAGGAACTCGAGGGCGACCTCGGCCTGACCGGTGACGAGGCGACCGGTGTCCGCATCGTGCGCGACGCGCTCACCGCGCCGCTGCACTGGATCGCCACCAACGCCGGCTTCGAGGGCGCGGTCATCGTGTCCAAGGTGCAGGAGCAGAGCTGGGGCCAGGGCTTCAACGCGGCCACCGGCGAGCTGACCGACCTGCTCGCGGCCGGCATCGTCGACCCGGTGAAGGTCACCCGCTCCGCGGTGGCCAACGCTGCCTCCATCGCCCGGCTGGTGCTCACCACGGAAAGCTCCGTGGTCGAGAAGCCGGTCGAGGACGAAGGCGACGGCGGCCAGGGTCACGGGCACGCCCACTAG